ggtggacgagcgctcaggACGAGCGCTCCAAAATCGGGGACGAGCGCTGAGGACGAAAGGTAGAAGAGAAAGGACGAACGTTCTCGCAGCAGGGGAACGAGCTCTCAGGCGAGCGCTTAGGGCGAGCACCCAGACGAGCGCTCAAGACGAGCGCTCTGTACGAGcgcttaggacgaacgcttaggacgaacgctctgtACGAGCGCTCAGGACGAGCGCTCTGAGCGCTGTCAACGAGCCACttcgtttttcttttattttttataaattttttgtatttttctatttttgtattttgtataattttgatttttataaaaatgaaaactaaagtaaaataaagttaataaaaataaaaatatgaaataaagataaaattaagaCAGAAAAGacttaatatactttttatttgatttttattcttaaaaatgatgatgaaaataaaaatgaaaacaaagagaaaagatACACATTCtgacacacattttttttattttatttaacgtacccggacaaaattgggtgttgacagcagCAAAAGTAAACTCAGTGGGATTGAACCCCAAATTCTACATCTTGAAAACAGGTTGATAGCATCATGATTGAAGCCCTCTTTGGAGTACCCCGTCAACAACACATTGAAAGTTACATTATCTCTCTCCGGCATATGCTTGAAGAGGTGACAAACCAAACCTAGGCTACGCGTCTTACAGTAAGAATCAAGCAACGAGTTGCAAACCTTGAGGGTGGAATCATACCCCAATTTGACAACATGGGTTTGCACTTGTGCGACTTCATTGACACTTTCAAACTCAGTGAACCCAGATAAGAGAGTCGTCAAGGTGACATGATCCGGAACCAAGCCGTGCCTACACATATCAGCGAAGAGACCGAattttgttagcaaaatgatgaagatgaagttttgatgatgtccaaatcaagtcaagaacaaacaagactcatgaagaatgatctttgaagacttgtaacctcttgtaaaaaattgtatgaacataggaaaattagtagtttcttgtatgtattcaaaagtgatgtaaaaataaatcaagagcaaaatctgtgcagtgttaatcgattaacaagggggttaatcgattaacagagggcgttaatcgattgttccagaggCAAATGGCGAAGCACAGCATttcagtgttaatcgattaacgttaatcgattaacaagggctgttaatcgattaacatagttaccgtttgaaaaactagccgttttttgAGACGTTGAACTATCCGTtggggtgttaatcgattaaccactgtagctaatcgattaacacagtcagaaaggctgCAAAcgaaaatggaagagcctttttgagaagtctataaatagactctcattttctctcaagagAACTTAACAAAACTTGAGAatctcttcccttgtgctctaaAACTCTGAAACTCTTAAGATCTGTGAGCtattgttcggcttgtgaaactcgtgtctgtggagctggtgaagtgctgctacggtgacagaggagatagccggttcatccttagTTTGTCTGAggaggtgtttggaagaggaagttcatccttcgtgaagtattcggaggaagtgtttcatcctttgtgaagactcaaaggaagtgttggttcatctcttgtggcatcaagagaggtgttttctaaacctttacaaattgtatttgtgtaattataatttgtaattgttttgtgatagtgaaattgtttatcttgttttgagataagcgactggacgtaggattggtaagatccgaaccaggataaaatcaactgtgcaaatttctctctatcttactctatttaattgttttattaattgctaagtaagataaattgagtagaaatttttaaggcacacgtttttaagtaagaaccaattcaccccccccccccccccctcttggtttgttattccacgctaaccattccgctgcagccgctctgacaaatTTGGTTGCAGACCTGAATGAACCATTTGTTCAAATGATCTAATAGCATGGCCACCGTCTCCGTTTTGTGCATAAGCTGAAATCAGTGCATTCCAAGAAACACAGTTCCTCGTAGGCATCTCTTGAAACATATGAAGTGCTTCTTTTATGGATCCACATTTTGCATACATGTCAACCAGTGCACTCCCAGAAAATACATTTGAAATGCATCCAGACCTGATTATATGTAAGTGTAACTGTTTTCCCAGTGTTAGTGAAGCTAGATTTGCGCAAGCTCTTAAGATACTGGCGTAAGTGGCCGAGTCAGCACGTATTTTGGCTTTTTGCATATCAACAAATAGCTTTAGGCCGTCTTCATGGAGCCCCTTCTGAACATAACCCGAGATCAAGGCTGTCCATGGAACTGAACCTTGATGAGCCATATCAACAAAAATCCTATTTGCTTCCCCAAATTTGTCACATTTAGCATACATGTCAACCAAAGAATTCCCAACCAGAATTTCTGAAATGGCATCTGTTACAATTGCCTGGGAATGGATTTGCCTACCCATTTCCAGGTTCAAAGCATTTGCGGCAATGCTCAAAAAGGTTGCAAATGGGAATTGCCGCCTGTCAAATCTTGTAAACTGTAATTCCCTGAAAAGTTCAAGCGATTCCTCCACTCTTTCATTCCATGCACAATAAGTGATGATCACATTGTAAGAGATACCATCCACCTCTGGCATTTCATAAAAAAGCTTCCTCACTTCAGCAACACGGTCATGCTTGGAGTAGAAATCAAGCAAAGCATTAGCCACAAACACATTCCACACAAACATACACTTCACCACAAAACTGTGAACTTGTTGCCCAAATTCTATATCATCCAATTGTATGCCTGCAGTTAAAACCGCAGCAAAAGTAAACTCAGTGGGATTGAACCCCAAATTCTGCATCTTGAAAAACAGGTTGATAGCATCATGATTGAAGCCCTCTTTGGAGTACCCCGTCAACAACACATTGAAAGTTACATTATCTCTCTCCGGCATATGCTTGAAGAGGTGACAAGCCAAACCTAGGCTACGCGTCTTACAGTAAGAATCAAGCAACGAGTTGCAAACCGTGAGGGTGGAATCATACCCCAATTTGACAACATGGGTTTGCACTTGTGCGACTTCATTGACACTTTCAAACTCAGTGAACCCAGATAAGAGAGTCGTCAAGGTGACATGATCCGGAACCAAGCCGTGCCTACACATATCAGCGAAGAGACCGAAAGCATCGCGGAACTTATTGTTCTGAGCGTAGCCACCAATGAGCATTGTCCAGGTAACAACCGAGCGTTCAACCATGCCATCAAACAAGCTCCTAGCAGTGGAAAGATTGCCAGAGTTTAAGTAACCCATGATCATAGTGTTGGTGGAGATGATGTTCTTGTGAGGCATTTTGTCAAACAGTTTGCGTGCTGCACCCAAATCCCCATGTAGGAGATGATTCTTTACTTGAAAGTTGAAACGATACGTGTTGGGATCGAAGCCTGTCTTGATGATGGAAGCATCGACCTGAAAGTGTCGTTTTTGCAATGTCAAAATTCCGTTTTTCCTCGAACATGCTTTGATGTAATTCATGGaacataattgaaaatgaaagacACTCCGAGGAAATGACTGAGTAGACCGGTCGGAGTTGGATTCGAAGCTCCTTGAGGCGTTCTCTAATGAGGCAAACACAGTTGAATGGAAAGGTtataagcatttaagcctaattACCAATTTATTCTCATAATACACAAAGAgcgaaaaaaaaataaccaaacCAATCCGTTTTGAAACCAACAAACCAATTTCAGATCACAAGTTATCCATCAAGGTCGTATTCCGTCAAGAATTGGGCATTCAAACCGTCAACAACAATACATACAAGTTAGCTCCCCATATCTGGAAAATTAGCTTTTCCTCACTGCTCAACTCTTTCCACCAATTTCCGCAGCCTCATGCGTTCGACACTCCACTCGAACAACCTCCCCAACTTGCTACCCGTGCCTCGTAAattctctctctcactcttAGACTTTCCAGAATATTTGTTTTGGTCCCCCCAAACTCTCAACTATTCGCCCAATTTAGAGACTCGCTCACCACTCCAAAATGAATGTCGCGAACCCTAGAAATTTAATCCCTCCAATTCTTCTTCTCCATAAGGCACCTCAGTTTCTCTTAATTTCTATGCTTTCGTTACTCTCCCGTAGCATTGGATTTCTTCATCACGCcgcatagaaaaaaaaaacaaaaaaaacaaaaccccCCTTTACTAAATCCTCTAGTATCGGTTGTCCAAAtacaacattttatttaaatttattttttcaaaaataagatacgagcttaaattcaattttaatctatataagTTAACTGATGGACAATTTTGTTCCcctcaaattttaattacaaatttaatcttttaatcttttaaagtTATGCAATTTTAATTAACCAATAATTAAGTTGTCAATCTAAATATATAgatagagagaaagagattaCTCGGATTAACAAATTGTAAAACTAGTTACAATGagttattaatattatcatcaattagatatatgtaatatttttatataaccaactaaatgaaaaattaaccttctagaaaatgttgatgtttgcttttagaaaatcaaattaatattaaagaaatgttAACAAATTATGTGGAGAAATAAAAGAATGCCTGTAACTGGAAAGCtccttctattttatttaattttaaacaaatgaaGAAGAGAGAGCCAAAGCTATCAAATTTAGtgtataattattgtaaaatttatacGAAACTCAAAAGAGTCTATAACTATGTACTACCAAACACATCGATCACTAGAAGTTGGTATGAAAAGTTAAGTAGGCATGAAAACATGAAGATTTTGTGTTTGTGTAATACACATTCTTGTGAAACTCTGGGCTCACAGAAAGTTCCTCCAAGATCATCACAATTGAGAATTGCTTAATAGAACTAGTTTAATTGAGAAATAGGATCAACTTTGAGTAACTCA
This window of the Vigna angularis cultivar LongXiaoDou No.4 chromosome 7, ASM1680809v1, whole genome shotgun sequence genome carries:
- the LOC128197769 gene encoding putative pentatricopeptide repeat-containing protein At2g01510 isoform X2 — its product is MPHKNIISTNTMIMGYLNSGNLSTARSLFDGMVERSVVTWTMLIGGYAQNNKFRDAFGLFADMCRHGLVPDHVTLTTLLSGFTEFESVNEVAQVQTHVVKLGYDSTLTVCNSLLDSYCKTRSLGLACHLFKHMPERDNVTFNVLLTGYSKEGFNHDAINLFFKMQNLGFNPTEFTFAAVLTAGIQLDDIEFGQQVHSFVVKCMFVWNVFVANALLDFYSKHDRVAEVRKLFYEMPEVDGISYNVIITYCAWNERVEESLELFRELQFTRFDRRQFPFATFLSIAANALNLEMGRQIHSQAIVTDAISEILVGNSLVDMYAKCDKFGEANRIFVDMAHQGSVPWTALISGYVQKGLHEDGLKLFVDMQKAKIRADSATYASILRACANLASLTLGKQLHLHIIRSGCISNVFSGSALVDMYAKCGSIKEALHMFQEMPTRNCVSWNALISAYAQNGDGGHAIRSFEQMVHSGLQPNLSERLQRNG
- the LOC128197769 gene encoding putative pentatricopeptide repeat-containing protein At2g01510 isoform X1; amino-acid sequence: MNYIKACSRKNGILTLQKRHFQVDASIIKTGFDPNTYRFNFQVKNHLLHGDLGAARKLFDKMPHKNIISTNTMIMGYLNSGNLSTARSLFDGMVERSVVTWTMLIGGYAQNNKFRDAFGLFADMCRHGLVPDHVTLTTLLSGFTEFESVNEVAQVQTHVVKLGYDSTLTVCNSLLDSYCKTRSLGLACHLFKHMPERDNVTFNVLLTGYSKEGFNHDAINLFFKMQNLGFNPTEFTFAAVLTAGIQLDDIEFGQQVHSFVVKCMFVWNVFVANALLDFYSKHDRVAEVRKLFYEMPEVDGISYNVIITYCAWNERVEESLELFRELQFTRFDRRQFPFATFLSIAANALNLEMGRQIHSQAIVTDAISEILVGNSLVDMYAKCDKFGEANRIFVDMAHQGSVPWTALISGYVQKGLHEDGLKLFVDMQKAKIRADSATYASILRACANLASLTLGKQLHLHIIRSGCISNVFSGSALVDMYAKCGSIKEALHMFQEMPTRNCVSWNALISAYAQNGDGGHAIRSFEQMVHSGLQPNLSERLQRNG